The Streptomyces sp. NBC_00440 genome contains a region encoding:
- a CDS encoding carbohydrate ABC transporter permease — protein MSTRRLRRGGNTVIALIILVILLFPLYWMLNIALQPGESLASTDWIPTAPGWENFHRALSSQGGPLGTSLVVALGAVVVCLALAAPAAYGLAQLGPRGSRTVVFGTLITQMVPGIVIANALYSAYVDLDLVNSTFGLVLADASLGLPFSIVLLRAFMVSIPREVVEAALVDGANRFTAFWRIVLPMSRNALITSGLFAFLFAWSDFMFALTLNTTDDVKPVTLSMYEYIGAHVSDWGAVMATAVVSAVPAAVLLVVAQKYVAAGITGGSVK, from the coding sequence ATGTCCACCCGCCGACTGCGCCGGGGCGGAAACACCGTCATCGCACTGATCATTCTGGTCATCCTGCTCTTCCCGCTCTACTGGATGCTCAACATCGCCCTCCAGCCGGGCGAGAGCCTGGCATCGACCGACTGGATACCGACGGCGCCCGGCTGGGAGAACTTCCACCGCGCGCTCAGCAGCCAGGGCGGGCCGCTCGGCACCAGCCTGGTGGTCGCGCTCGGCGCCGTGGTGGTGTGTCTGGCGCTCGCCGCACCCGCCGCGTACGGCCTCGCCCAGCTCGGGCCGCGGGGCAGCCGCACCGTTGTCTTCGGCACCCTGATCACGCAGATGGTGCCAGGCATCGTGATCGCCAACGCGCTCTACAGCGCCTACGTCGACCTGGACCTGGTCAATTCGACGTTCGGTCTCGTCCTCGCCGACGCCTCGCTCGGGCTGCCGTTCTCCATCGTGCTGCTGCGGGCCTTCATGGTGTCCATACCGCGGGAGGTCGTAGAGGCGGCGCTGGTCGACGGGGCGAACCGGTTCACCGCGTTCTGGCGCATCGTCCTGCCGATGAGCCGCAACGCCCTGATCACCTCCGGCCTCTTCGCATTCCTCTTCGCCTGGTCGGACTTCATGTTCGCGCTGACCCTCAACACCACCGACGACGTCAAGCCGGTCACGCTCTCCATGTACGAGTACATCGGCGCACACGTCAGCGACTGGGGCGCGGTCATGGCGACGGCGGTCGTATCCGCCGTACCGGCCGCGGTCCTGCTCGTGGTGGCCCAGAAGTACGTCGCGGCCGGGATCACCGGCGGCTCCGTCAAATAG